In Plodia interpunctella isolate USDA-ARS_2022_Savannah chromosome 22, ilPloInte3.2, whole genome shotgun sequence, the following proteins share a genomic window:
- the LOC128679921 gene encoding facilitated trehalose transporter Tret1-like yields the protein MASGKLNQVHTAFAAALGSFIMGLLNVWPSYTAPQLKAENTTLLSTPLTDFQVPLLGSLPSLGAMIGTGVVGLIINKFGRKIGGLAICIPYVLSWTIIEVSRSSMLILAARFISGVGGGAFLAYAPIFISEVAEASIRGALASFPMIAYGLGLLVSYTIGWFFSYHIIIWFNILMSVLVCLLLFTVKESPTFLVRAKRDEEARVSLAAYRGVSASSMVVFEELASLKAQLMPAVQLVSINEDPVKSEDGENQKLKLENDAVNEEKPKMSPLKQLFTEPASRRAFTVLAVVITNQVFMGMVPVQVYAKSVFNKADPANADLYSVVFALVFLGGCTLSAVIADLAGRKILIILSSVSLALCLVTLGLQMQIKFAPDWVTVFIVMAYCFCFMCGAGSIPYVLLTEIFSPEVQNVASMIIIEWVWFTNFLIIGIFPLLIKLIGMHGIFFTFAGVSILNAALAYIMVPETKGLTSLQIQDLFLRRKK from the exons ATGGCATCCGGTAAACTTAATCAGGTGCACACAGCATTTGCAG CTGCTTTGGGCTCCTTTATCATGGGATTGCTCAACGTCTGGCCATCATACACTGCTCCTCAACTCAAAGCTGAGAACACCACATTACTGTCTACACCTCTGACTGATTTTCAAGTGCCATTACTGGGTAGTTTACCCTCTTTAGGAGCTATGATAGGCACGGGAGTGGTTggacttattataaataaatttggacGAAAGATTGGAGGTTTAGCTATCTGTATACCTTATGTG CTATCCTGGACCATCATAGAAGTTTCCAGATCATCAATGCTAATCCTAGCTGCGAGGTTTATATCAGGAGTGGGAGGCGGTGCTTTCTTGGCGTACGCACCTATATTCATATCAGAAGTGGCTGAAGCATCTATAAGAGGAGCACTTGCTTCat TCCCAATGATAGCCTACGGTCTAGGCCTTCTTGTCTCTTACACCATCGGCTGGTTCTTCTCCTACCACATAATCATTTGGTTCAACATCCTGATGAGCGTGCTGGTGTGTTTGCTTCTGTTTACTGTGAAGGAGAGTCCAACATTTCTCGTGAGAGCTAAAAGGGATGAG GAAGCCCGTGTTTCTCTGGCTGCTTATAGAGGTGTCTCAGCATCTTCAATGGTTGTGTTTGAGGAATTGGCTTCACTTAAGGCTCAGCTAATGCCTGCAGTTCAGCTGGTCTCAATAAATGAAG ATCCAGTAAAAAGTGAAGACGGCGAGAATCAAAAACTGAAGCTGGAAAACGATGCTGTCAACGAAGAAAAGCCAAAAATGTCACCCCTGAAGCAACTTT tCACTGAGCCCGCGTCTCGTCGAGCTTTCACGGTTCTAGCAGTTGTCATCACTAATCag GTGTTCATGGGAATGGTCCCAGTTCAAGTGTACGCTAAGAGTGTATTCAACAAGGCTGACCCAGCCAACGCTGACTTGTACTCTGTTGTCTTCGCTCTGGTCTTCCTCGGAGGATGTACTCTATCTGCAGTCATCGCCGATTTAGCTGGACGAAAA ATCCTAATAATACTGTCTTCAGTATCATTGGCGCTCTGCTTGGTGACCCTAGGCCTACAGATGCAAATCAAGTTCGCCCCCGACTGGGTTACCGTGTTCATTGTCATGGCTTACTGTTTCTGCTTCATGTGTGGCGCTGGGAGCATACCctatgtgctgttgactgagATCTTCTCCCCAGAG GTCCAAAACGTCGCATCAATGATTATCATCGAATGGGTCTGGTTCACGAACTTCCTCATCATCGGGATCTTCCCCCTGTTAATCAAGTTGATCGGTATGCATGGTATCTTCTTCACATTTGCCGGAGTCAGCATCCTCAACGCCGCGCTGGCTTACATCATGGTCCCCGAAACCAAGGGCCTGACAAGTTTGCAAATACAGGATCTTTTCTTGAGGAGGAAAAAGTGA
- the LOC128679845 gene encoding serine protease inhibitor dipetalogastin encodes MEFKMHILASAVFIIIAVSWCEGARDASCPRICGPNLQGEPVCATDGYIYPSLCEMRKKTCGKGVRLAPDQGSCSRAQGSKCEHRCTSERDPVCGTNGRTYLNRCMLQVEICRVGIGLSHLGACNNMSAHRENCPVDCSQAPLDGPICGSDGNVYKSTCHMKLMTCGQGVVRTSKKHCQTTRHCRESCWRVARPTCGSDGKLYANACRMKATNCGKHVFEVPMAFCVSQERTSGGEYCPTDCSGQKEKLVCGSDENIYRNECEMKMLNCGVSNRKIVKKVDMEKCRAKMNKCLKVKCPAEQDPVCGTDANVYQNSCHLKVATCLKGVQLAHFGNCTLLPRLEIDCPNNCDNAMEQPVCGSDGNVYKSECELRRLTCGQHVVAVSAAHCRTTALCHEACPDTPAFVCGSDNRFYKNECLMKKENCGKHVFVVPLKRCLARFQYSGCARVCPPEYDPVCGTDDKTYSNKCFLEMENCRSRSLVSLKYLGTCTEPIAEEPKNYLYR; translated from the exons ATGGAGTTCAAAATGCATATATTGGCATCTgcagtatttataattatag CTGTGTCCTGGTGTGAGGGTGCGCGCGACGCGTCGTGTCCAAGAATCTGCGGCCCAAACCTGCAAGGGGAGCCAGTGTGTGCTACCGATGGATACATCTACCCGTCGCTGTGTGAAATGAGGAAGAAGACCTGTGGAAAAG GTGTAAGACTAGCTCCAGATCAGGGTTCCTGCTCGCGAGCCCAGGGCTCCAAGTGCGAGCACCGTTGTACCTCTGAACGTGACCCGGTCTGCGGAACCAATGGACGGACATATCTGAACAGGTGCATGCTACAAGTTGAGATTTGCAG agTGGGCATCGGCCTGTCTCACTTGGGTGCTTGTAACAATATGAGCGCTCATAGAGAAAACTGTCCAGTAGACTGTTCCCAAGCTCCCTTGGACGGACCCATCTGTGGTTCTGACGGCAATGTGTACAAGAGTACGTGCCACATGAAGCTGATGACTTGCGG CCAAGGAGTAGTCCGAACGAGTAAAAAGCATTGTCAGACGACACGCCACTGCCGCGAGTCTTGCTGGAGGGTCGCACGTCCTACATGCGGCTCTGACGGAAAACTTTATGCCAACGCTTGCAGAATGAAGGCTACCAATTGCGG TAAACACGTATTCGAAGTGCCTATGGCTTTCTGCGTGTCGCAAGAGAGGACGTCAGGTGGAGAGTACTGCCCCACAGACTGTTCTGGACAAAAGGAGAAACTGGTGTGCGGATCTGATGAGAATATATACAGGAACGAGTGTGAGATGAAGATGCTCAATTGCGG AGTAAGCAACAGGAAGATAGTGAAGAAGGTGGACATGGAGAAGTGCCGCGCGAAGATGAACAAGTGCCTGAAAGTGAAGTGCCCCGCCGAACAGGACCCAGTCTGCGGCACCGATGCTAATGTGTACCAGAACTCTTGTCATTTGAAGGTCGCAACATGCCT CAAAGGAGTCCAACTTGCCCACTTCGGCAACTGCACGCTATTGCCTCGTCTCGAGATCGACTGTCCCAACAACTGTGACAATGCGATGGAGCAGCCAGTCTGTGGATCTGATGGCAATGTTTATAA GTCTGAATGCGAGCTCCGCCGCTTGACCTGCGGCCAGCACGTAGTGGCGGTGTCGGCGGCGCACTGCCGGACCACCGCGCTCTGCCACGAGGCCTGCCCCGACACGCCCGCCTTCGTCTGCGGCTCCGACAACCGCTTCTACAAGAACGAGTGTCTTATGAAGAAGGAGAATTGCGG AAAACACGTGTTTGTAGTCCCGCTCAAGCGCTGCCTGGCCCGCTTCCAGTACTCTGGCTGCGCGCGCGTCTGCCCGCCTGAGTACGACCCGGTCTGCGGCACTGATGACAAAACCTACTCCAATAAGTGTTTCCTGGAAATGGAGAACTGCCGATCTAG GAGTTTGGTCTCACTGAAGTACCTGGGCACATGCACGGAACCGATTGCAGAAGAGCCGAAAAACTACTTATATCGATAA